CGCTTTAATCTCTGAAAACAGAGCGGAGTGGGGATTATGTGCGTTAGGAACCGTCTATAATGGTTTTGTTTTAGTTCCTATGGACGTCAGAATGTCGCCGAATGAGATAAAGATGATACTTGAACATTCAGAAAGTAAGGTAGTATTCGTGTCTCAAAAGATGTATTCAACCCTAGAGGACGAGATAAACTTTGATAACTACTATGTTATAATGATTGATGAGAAACCAAAGAAAAAGAATCAAACATCTCTTAGGAAGATAATTGAAGAGTATTCTGACAAGGTAATAAAAAAATACAACGAAGTATCCCCGGATGACCTTTTTGAGATTGTATATACCTCTGGAACTACTGGTTTGTCAAAGGGTGTAATGTTAACTCATAGGAATATAATGTTTGAACTAACAGTATTACCACCTCTCGCTAGAATAAAGCCTACTGACAGATTGCTTTCAATACTTCCTCTTAACCATACTTATGAATCAACAGCAGGACTTTACACAGCACTACATGGAGGTACTTCAATACTATACTCACCTGCCCTCAACCCAAAGGTTGTTCTGGAATTGATCTCAAGAAACAAGATAAATAAGATGCTAGTCGTTCCACTCTTCCTAGAGAAGATAGCTGATGGTATAATAAGGAAGATAGAACGATCCGGAGTATTTTTAAAAGCTTTTGTCAAAACACTATTTGCTCTAGCCACAATATCACGAAGTATAACAAAGAACAACAAACTCAGTGGGAGATTTTTATCTCTGGTAAGGAAGAAAGCAGGTCTCTCAACTATAGAACTATTCATATCTGGTGCAGCACCACTGCCCGAAAGAGTTGCAAATCTTATGGAACTAATGGGTTTCACTATACTTCAAGGTTATGGACTTACAGAGTGTGCTCCAGTTGCTACACTCAATCCTTATGATAAACCGAAGAACAAGTCCGTAGGAAAGCCAATCCCGGGTGTTGAAATTACCATAGACGCTCCTAACAAAGATGGTATAGGTGAAATCCTAATAAAAGGACCCAATGTTATGGTAGGATATTATAAGAACCCAACAGCTACACAAGAAACACTTGTTAATGGATACCTCAAAACAGGAGACCTAGGATACATTGACGAAGAAGGATATGTTTATATAACTGGTAGGATAAAGAATGTTATAGTGACTCACGGCGGGAAAAATGTTTATCCTGAAGAGATAGAAGAAAAACTTAACGAATCTCCATATATCCTTGAGAGTCTAGTAATAGGTAAAAAGATAAGCAAGGACGAAGCAATAGGTGAAGAAGTATTCGCATATATAGTTCCTGACTTCAATTACATAGAGTTTGAGAAGGAAACTCCTGCTCACAAGATTTCTTACGAAGACATAGAAAAGATAATAGATGGCGTTGTGAAAGAACTCAATACGAAATTGCCAGATTACAAAAAGATAAAATCCTATAAGATACTAACAGAAGAACTTCCGAAAACCTCAACCAGAAAAATAAAGAGATATTTATTCCAACAGCAAGATAGTTTATAAGTGGTTGTACTATGAAAACAAAACTAACAATACTATTTCTTGTAGTCTGGATGAACCATATCTTTGCTAATGTGGATGAGTTTATAAGGAATTTAAGCAATATCCAAGATAGGATAGGTGCCAACACTCTTGTGAGTAATTTTCTATCAAACATTAGCCTACCAATTGTGAAAGGTGATGATATAACATTCCTTTACTTTCAATCAAGAGGTAAATCACCAGAAGGAGTTGAGATAATACTGTTTTTGGATGGGAAGTTTTCAACTAATACTATGAGCAGAGTCGGTGCAAGTGATTTATTCATGTTTAAGACTAACTTTGGTAGCATCAAGTCCTTTGAATATGTGTTTAGAGTAATATTTTCAGAGACTTCAAGAAGGATTTTTAACGATCCTTACAATAGAGTTATATCATTCAGAAGGGATCTTGTTATGAATAAGGTAAGTAAAGACACCAATGACAGTATGATAATAACTTACGACATAGAACCTAAAACACAGATATCTAAACTTGAAAAGAGGAAGTTATGGATATATCTACCACCTAACTATCACTCTTCAAAGCAGTCCTATCCAGTTTTGTATATGCAGGATGGTCAGAATGTATGGGATGGTAATTCACTACCGTTTGGGGGATGGAAGGTTAATACAATCATTGAAAAACTGGTAAATGAAGGTAAGATTGAACCAGTGATAGTGGTAGGAATAGCCAACTCTGGTGAAAGACCAAAAGAGTATGTAGGGTTCTCAACCTTGTATGGTATGCAAGTTAGTGAAACACAAAAACAACTTGTCATTGAAAATCAGAACAAATCACTTGCTTATATGGATTTCGTTGTGAATGAGGTCATGCCTTTCGTTGAGACAAACTTTAGAGTGAAGAAAGGAAGAGATAATACTGCAGTTGCAGGTTCAAGTTTTGGTGCTGGTGTCTCTCTTTACATTGCGTTCAACCATCCCGACAAATTCGGTCTTGTAGGTTCTCTATCTGGAGGACACTATCCAACAAACTCACCACAGTTCCAGCAAAAGCCATACAAGGTTTTTGACTACCTCATAGAACAAAAACTACCACAGAAACCTAACCTTAAGATATTCCTATCCTGTGGGACAACGGACATAGACGCTATGTTTGTAAAAGAAACAGAGAAGATGCATAACGCTTTAGTAAGTAGAGGTTGGAAGGAGAAGGAAAATCTTTACTATCTAATATCAACCAACAAGGGACATAACGAGGCAACCTGGGCTGAACAACTACCTGAAATGCTTACCTTCTTCTTCGGAAAGAAGAGATAAGGACTATCAGAAGACTTGACATAAATTATTCTATACGACGGGAATCTCTAATTTTTAGAATAGAGATAGTATTTCAATCAAAGCATATAGAGTAAGGAAGCCAGCTACTGTTGAAAAGAACACAGACACACCTACTGTTCTAGGTATTAGTTTGAAAAACGATGCTATTATACTAGAGTATAGTGCAGAAGGCATAGCGTACTGAAGTATAATTACTTTCAATTCCGTTCCACTTACCCCTAGTATGTATGCGATACCGAAAGCAACTATAGGAGAAACTATCAGTTTCATTAAACCCGTAATAATAACAAAATTAATAGGGATAAGTCTTATCCTAACTCTACCCAAAACAACACCTAACTGTATAAGACCTAGTATCAAAGCAGAAAAACCAACACCATAGATAGGGTCTTTCAGAAAAAAAGGTAGTTTGATATTAGCAACGGATAGTGCAATACCAACTAGGAAAACATAGATAAGCGGCAGTGAAAGAATGTTTTTTACGGATGTAAGAACATCCTTAAGGGAATTACCCCTACTATGAACACCTCTTGAAGCAAGATAAACACAGTAGGTCTGTGTCATTATTGAAGTTATCACAAGTATGAGAGTAGCATAACTACTC
The Spirochaetota bacterium genome window above contains:
- a CDS encoding AEC family transporter, giving the protein MFLKVLFPVLAVIVISYIVSRYKKIGAYELSVLAIYILTPALILRSFDMYGDLLLGNIAITTIHLVIQAIVMYLLSSLVSRMMRLSRRSKYAFIIMSFLPNTGNIGIPVIELYLGTKASSYATLILVITSIMTQTYCVYLASRGVHSRGNSLKDVLTSVKNILSLPLIYVFLVGIALSVANIKLPFFLKDPIYGVGFSALILGLIQLGVVLGRVRIRLIPINFVIITGLMKLIVSPIVAFGIAYILGVSGTELKVIILQYAMPSALYSSIIASFFKLIPRTVGVSVFFSTVAGFLTLYALIEILSLF
- a CDS encoding alpha/beta hydrolase-fold protein, producing the protein MKTKLTILFLVVWMNHIFANVDEFIRNLSNIQDRIGANTLVSNFLSNISLPIVKGDDITFLYFQSRGKSPEGVEIILFLDGKFSTNTMSRVGASDLFMFKTNFGSIKSFEYVFRVIFSETSRRIFNDPYNRVISFRRDLVMNKVSKDTNDSMIITYDIEPKTQISKLEKRKLWIYLPPNYHSSKQSYPVLYMQDGQNVWDGNSLPFGGWKVNTIIEKLVNEGKIEPVIVVGIANSGERPKEYVGFSTLYGMQVSETQKQLVIENQNKSLAYMDFVVNEVMPFVETNFRVKKGRDNTAVAGSSFGAGVSLYIAFNHPDKFGLVGSLSGGHYPTNSPQFQQKPYKVFDYLIEQKLPQKPNLKIFLSCGTTDIDAMFVKETEKMHNALVSRGWKEKENLYYLISTNKGHNEATWAEQLPEMLTFFFGKKR
- a CDS encoding AMP-binding protein; translated protein: MSIASVEPDIKFLNAREFVDYIAEKYQDKRALGMPVSEDNLEEYIWYTYSDIKKYAQCISYYLSNVLKLKKGDKVALISENRAEWGLCALGTVYNGFVLVPMDVRMSPNEIKMILEHSESKVVFVSQKMYSTLEDEINFDNYYVIMIDEKPKKKNQTSLRKIIEEYSDKVIKKYNEVSPDDLFEIVYTSGTTGLSKGVMLTHRNIMFELTVLPPLARIKPTDRLLSILPLNHTYESTAGLYTALHGGTSILYSPALNPKVVLELISRNKINKMLVVPLFLEKIADGIIRKIERSGVFLKAFVKTLFALATISRSITKNNKLSGRFLSLVRKKAGLSTIELFISGAAPLPERVANLMELMGFTILQGYGLTECAPVATLNPYDKPKNKSVGKPIPGVEITIDAPNKDGIGEILIKGPNVMVGYYKNPTATQETLVNGYLKTGDLGYIDEEGYVYITGRIKNVIVTHGGKNVYPEEIEEKLNESPYILESLVIGKKISKDEAIGEEVFAYIVPDFNYIEFEKETPAHKISYEDIEKIIDGVVKELNTKLPDYKKIKSYKILTEELPKTSTRKIKRYLFQQQDSL